AGAAACGCATACTGAACTATGTTGATAGGAAAGTAGTATATATACAACTAagattttgatttcgattttgattaaaatttgaaCTGGCCAATCGAGGTGAACTTAACTAAGTTAGTCGATTAATCGAGCGATTCTACAAGAAATTTGGCTAATGGGTCAACTTAGCATACGAGGAGGATCCGATCCGAGGCGAGAATTTCGGGGAAGTTAGGAGAAACTAGGACTAGGCTAATGTAGgataacaacagcaataacagtAATCAATaggttttcaatttggctaCAAAATGGAAGCATTATTAACATTAGTATAATTTCAAGTAGGTTATcttgtttctttgttttttgtttttgttggatTGGCAAAAAAGTTTCAATCGAATGGTTAGTACGAATAGAGtgtgatatatatatatatatatgcatattctatgtagatatatgtatatatctataagcTAAAAACTCTTGTAAAACGCAAACCCCGTTGGGGTTTCGCGTAGCAGATTGTGCATCTGTTTGGTGTATATTTGACTAgctaatatacatatatatacggCTATATCTAAGGTGGGTATACTATGTATACTCACATACATTACTAAAAAGAGCTAAATACTAGCGTCAAACACATACAATCATCATCGAACCTTAATCTCTGCCCCGTTCAACTGTTTATTGCTATTTACACCCGATTCAAAATCGACTTGGATGGAACGAATACCATATAAAGGGAGGGTTACTCAATGGGATATATGGTATGGATGTCAATACACGAGTATATACAATGCACAACAGAGATACATACACTTAGAGAGCGATGATTATATGTCTATGTACAATTTTCCACGGATAATTGTCACTTCTCACTCAAAATTAGAGTCAGCTAAACACATATGCTTTTCACCTGGATCTTAAAATCTTTGGCCGTTTATGTGTTTCTGCCTTAAGAAATCACTAGAGCTATTATATAACAGTTGGATATACATGTGAAGTCAGCTGGCTATCTTGCAATGCAAACTGGAAAAGAAATCTGTGAAACACAGCGGATTTTTAAAATGGCTCTTATCCAGGTGATAGGTTCCTAAATGTTGTTTCAAGTATCTTATTCGGGTGTCACTCGTTTTAATCTCACTGTTCGGTTTCTGATTCTGATATCCTGGCAAGGTCAATCCCCAATCTTCCAAAGACAGGCTGCCACTACACTGCAAAGTTTTGATTGTGAGTGATggaaaacttggccaaagcTGACACAAAAGCAGAGCAAAACGGCGATTGAGCTAAATATTTAGAGATATAGAGCAGAGGTTTCTGGGTAGTTCAGTGGTAACATAGTTGAGTAAGCTCGTCGAGATTCAAAGATTGTGCGGCAAGGGGCTGTTAGCGGGGTCTGACTGCAGCCAGAAGTCAAATCACAGGTCCAGCGAGTCCGGTGGCGTTGGTCTGGTTGGTAGCATGCCGAAGGGATCGTCCACCACCACGCTGTCGTCCTCGTCACTGTCCTCGTCGTGTCCGTGTCCCTCAGTGCCCTCCCTGTCCTCCTCGTCGCCCAAAAAGATGCACTCCTCCACGTCCGTGTCGTAGCTGGGATCTAAATTGACCTCGTGCAGCTGGAGATCGAGCTCCAGTAGATCCCAGGAGCCACCAAATTCAGCTAGTGGTATATTCGGGCCTTTCCCGCTCGTGGAGGTTGCCACGAAGTCATTGGAAAAGGCGTCCGAGTTGCAGGGCTGCGAAGTGGTGGGTGAGATGTTGGGTGTGGGGGTCTCTGGCGTAGTCAGGGAGACCTGACCACCAACCACTCCGCCGGACTCATCGATGAACGATCGACCCACTGAGCTCAAGCTAAACTCCAAGAGTTTCTGCGTGGCATGTTGGTTGACTGGCGGTTCACTAGTAACCTCCGGAATGACGGTTAAGCACTTGCAACTGGAGAGGGACAGCACAGAGGTTTGGGTCTGCGAGTGGGTCTGGGAATGGCTCAGAGTCTGGGTGTGGACCTGCGTCTGGGTTTGAGTCAAGCTAGCGTTGCTGCTCAGGCAAGAGCTGTTTGTATTGCAGCCACCGAATcccacaccacccactccatTGGGCACCGACCCACCCACATGACCTTGACCATTCGGATGGCGTTGGTTGCGGGCGGGCGAGTTGGTGCGCGAGGGCAGCGAGGTGGTGCAGAGAGGTGGCTGCGGATGGGACTGCGTCTGGGTGGCGCTGCTCGCGGTGGTGCTGGCACAGTGGTGCCGAACCGCACTGGCCAGCCGCTGAAGATTCTCGTAGGAATCACCGCTGTCCAAACGCTTGCTGCGAAAGAGACGCAcctgctgtttctgctgctgcttcaggTGGATGCTGTCCAGCGAGGGTAACTTCATCGACCCCATGGAGGCGGTGGTCAGACCAATATCGCTTAGCGGAACCAGGGTGTTGAGGACATCCGGCGAGTCCAAAGGACTGGACAAGGGCGTGGAGCCAAGGGCGGCGTTAACTAGAAAGCTGAGGGGAAAAGGTAGTAGATGAGTGGTGTGTTTTCTCACTGGGAGGCATATGACTTACATCTGCCGCTGGAGAAGATTCTGCCAAACGGCCTTAAGTTCCAGCGAAGGTGCCCTTAAAATAAGGCTCTTGCGGCGGGCTCCTCGCTTGGGAGTGCGGGTAAGATCGGGGGCACAGTAACCCGTTGGACTCTCCGCCAGGCGTCCATTGGGATCCACTGTGAGACGGAACTCGGTGGCTGAAAGGGAAAAGTTGAATGTCAAGGCTGGGAGCGGATCTTGCGGACTCGCACTCACTTTTCTTGCGCATATGAAAACAAGAGTCAACCACATTGGCGATAGGAATGGGCTCCTCTGTGATAAACAGGACTCGATCACGGCTGACCTTGGCAAAAACGATGATATCACTGAATAGCAGTGTCCAATAGGGTTTCACGGAGCGACCTTCGACCCGGGACAAATCGCCACCAAAGATCCACTGGCGCCCCTGAACGGCCAACGTGAAAGGCTTGCATTTGGTGAAGACCATCCGGGACTCCAGATCCTGGAGGGTGAGCAGGGGGCGACCTTCTCCCAGTGGTTCCATCAGACCACTGCTCACAGTGATCTCCCGATAGGCGGCCTGCAGTTCGTTGATAACCGTGCTAAAGTTCTTGTGCTCCTCCGTATCCACATGGCAATTTCCAGCGAGCAACTGCATCAGTTTGAGAATTTCGCGAAAATGCTGCAGTGGTCGATGGATGAACATGGTGAGATCGGGTCTTTTGCGTGGAACCGCCGGTTCCGTAATGAAGGCTATAAACTCGGAGCCAGTCTGTCGGGACTTATTGACCAAAACACAGTCCGCCCGCTTGATTCCATTGCAGTACTTCTTGTATGCCGCACAGATCGCTGTAGTTTTTGATAGGTAGACCCGCGAGGCAAAGTTCATGTGCGGCTCCTGGTCCTGCTGATCGCTGCTGCACAACTGCTCCAGGATGTCCTCCGCAATCCTGAGCAGCTCGTCGATGTTCTGGAACAAAGTGCGATGATCGTTCGGCGATATCAGATCCTTTCGTTCCCCAAGCGGCTGCACAAAGCGGTCCACTCCGAAGTGCAGGGCAGCCGTGAAGTTCTGCTCCCGACTAATCAGCTGGAGCAGGAAGCGCCTACGGTTGTCCGTGATAGGCACAATCGACTGTGGGCATTCAAACGGGTCAGAGGTTAGAGTGCTTAATAAGGCGAGCTTGGTAGCATATGGGAACCAATGGGAACAGCAGATGGAAACAAACTTATGGCAATCAAAAAAACTCAAAATCATTTGGgatcgaaaaaaaaagtttattgtcAAGCGTAGCGAAGTCGCACGAAGCTTAAGGACTCTCAAACAAAATAGAGGCCTAGGCTaggcaaaaaaaaggataaataaTAGGTAGTCGTAATGATAACCAGCATGGCGATAACTTAATCTCTTAAACTTAACAAATTAGTATGTACACAAAGACACGAAATGAttcaaagaaaataataatcctTAGACGAAGACACCCTTGCCTACCTCCTTGCTGAAGGTGACCTGTGGCAGGTGAAGCCTCCTTTTAGCCGCCTCGATGGAGGAGGTGGTTCCCGAGCATGCGGTAGCCGGCCGGCTCATGCTATTTGCCACCGGCTGGATCCTCGTACTGGTGGTCCTTTGCAGACTCATTACGGTGGTCGTTCCTGTGGCGGTGGTGGCCAGGGTGTGCTCCTCGCTGCCCAAGCCCACTGCCGCGCCCAATCTGGTGCTTATGTGTACATTGTTCTGGCCCAAGTCCGTCGACGTGATTGTTGTGGCGCCCGCGCCTGACCTTCTGAATATCTCCAACGTCAAGGACGAGCCCTGCGATCGTATCAAATTCAGAACATCAGCCTCGGGCATCGTGACGACGTTGTGCTTGTCCACAAAGATCACATAGTCGCCGGGCAAAATGCCACACCGGTCGGCCGAGAGTCCCGCCTCGATTTTCTCCACCCGTGGCGGGTGCGTCCAGACAATAGAGAATCCAAAGCCCCGTTCCTCGGTTCGCGTAAGTCTTTTCGTCATGGTGAATGGGGTACGTCCCTGTTGCTGGCGGACAGCGCCTCCTACGCTGGATCCTCCGCTATTTGGCATGGTGGACTGTCTGCGGCCACCGGATGTCCCATTGTTCAGATGGTTGGCATTGCTCTCGTTGGCCTTCGACGCCGAGGACTGGGAGCCCGTCGCCTGTGCCTGGGTGGTGGTACTGTTTGCATTGCCATCCGCTGGCGGATCCAGCTCAAGGAATCTCAGAAAGAGATTCTCGTCGGCATCTCGCTGGTGGAGTGCCTTCTTGCTGAGCTTCATGGGCTGTTGGGGCTGCTGGGGCAGCAGAGGATCCTCTTTGCCCATGCTATCGATGCTAATGCTGATCACCTCGTCGTTCAGTGCCATCGCTGCGGAATTTGATCCCGATCCGGATCCAGTGGCAATCGGTTTTTGGGGCGTGACTGTGGCGGCGGCTGCCATTTCTGCGGGGGGGTCGTCCTGCTGTTTATCCTGATCCTTcgccacttccgtttcctgcTTTTGATCCTGGCCTGCGTTGGCTTTTGGTTGGCTATGGCGGCTAGTAGGCGGAGGACATGCCTGTGCATGCAGCTTGAAGGATCCTGCCGAGACGCCCGAATCGGGATGCACTAACTCATTCAGTGGAAAAGTGCTGCAGCCCAGGAACTCGCTGCGTCTAAAAAGGAATGTAGAAAAAACAGTCAGTGGGAAAGTTCTAAGTCACACAAAATATCACTAATATATATGAGTTGACGAATTTTATGAGCCTATAGGTATTCAAATTTCCATACAGGAAACCTACAGCCTTCGATGGTTGTCAAAGTCCCCTGAATGATGGAATCAATGGGTTTGTGGACGGACTTGGACAAACTGCGAAAACTAATATGGCcattaaatataaacgaaCGATTGTCCGCCAAATCCTTGGCCCCTCGCAATTGCTTTTGGATAATGCCAATGCCCATGGCGTACCCATTTTGGTCAGTTTGCGTCACGTTACAACGTCTGACGGACATTGTCTATTTATAAGTGAGTGAAGGTGGCTCGCCAACAGCtgatccaatccaatccgtgGAAGGCCCCAGAAAGCCCGTGCCGAGGCACCAAGTTCTCCTGGTCGTACGTGACATAAATCAATTAGCGGCCCTAAGCTGCCGCCACATTCCACATTTCCACATGCCACAAAGTACGTATGTACGTACTACGGACATGTGGCCCGGAAATGCGCTTGGCCCGGCCAATTGGCTGGGTGTTCGGGTGGTTCGGTGTATGGTGGCTCGGTGGGTGGTCCAGTGGGTGGACCAGTGGGTGGCATGACAGTGGCTTAAGGCTCTGTCTGCTGCTTCTTCCACTGGCCACTTTAGCTGAAGTTGGCGCGCGTATTTGGGTcacttttattgattttccttgCGGAGTCCGTGGGCTTCTACTcgtactatatatgtatagttgtttcttttttggggcGATTGCAATCGCAGCTGTCAGTTCGGGAGgtgcattaaaaatgttggGGCCTTCGTACTGGTGCCTCCGCAACTGTGTGCCGAAaagctggccataaattattcaaCCGCCAGTCGTTTTGTAAATTGACTTAAAACGTTCCTTTTTGGCCTAGACTGTTTTCACAACCCAGGTGAACCTAAATTATGCATGGCCAACAAATAAAGGCAGGTGCGTGTGAGGCAGGAAAATGGAATAGGTGATATGGTTCCCGGGTGTACATTTAGTTAGTTGGCCACTTCAATTAGCTGCTGACagcgaaaaacaaaggaaaatacaGAAGATAGGGGTGTGTATGTGCGTGAGCTGGTGATTATTGCATAATCGCCCTAACCGCCAGCATCGATTTGGCATTAAACCCAGAATTTGACCAATTTTATTGTAGAATTTCAAGTACCACACTCCTGAATGTccttgaattttaattaactttcgaGCACGCTGCGAAAGGCCCTTCTCTCTCACATAGATACGATACTCCGAGTcacgcacacactggcacgcacacacactaggccttcttccacttcctgtttgcaatttgtttagcAGCATGCCCGAAATTATGCTACACTTTCCATGCTTCGCGCACTCACGTACACAGTTACATAAGTTTTCGTTGCACTCTTTCTTGGGCAACGGAATTGAACACTGCCATTGAAGgcactttaaaaaaaaggtaaacaaaatggaaTATTTAAGCCTGCGTTGTGGCCCGCAAGGATATACATTTTCTTGGGCTTACTTTGCCTCGTTTCCTGCGTTTTCGAGCTTCGCCAGCCGTTCTGCCGTTCGCCGTTCTGTGCCGCTTTTCACGCGAGCTTGCCACTCGGACTGAGTAACGGGAACTGAGCTGGGAAAACTCGGGAAAACACGCAGCAGCGCAGGTCAGCCCGGGAAAGTCGCTGGAAGTCGCATGCCCGAGCCACTGCGCCTGCGCTGGCAAGCTGGAACTTCCGGGGGAAAGCGCCGAGCGCTTGTTTATGTGCAGGAAATGCACCAGGAAAGGCGGGAGGCGAAAGGCGCTGGAGGTGCCACGAGGCCAGGAAGAGCGCCACAATTAACCAGACTTGGTCTTTTGCCTGTCTGCGGAGCACGCCCTCCGTCGCCATTCCCCAATCTCTTCCAGAACTTCCCCCAATAAACGTTTAGGGGTGAATGACTTACAACAGGACGATGATGGCACGCGCAAGAAGGCGCATTACAAGGGGTCAATATGGACATATTTTATGgctatacatatatggcaaTTGATACTTTGATTGAATACGTTTGGCATTCTCTTTTAAGATATGATTATACTATATTGGAACTACTGGAAGAGAGTACTTTGCATAAGCAATTCAAATTTAACAACCAATTGTGCAACCCCACCCCCTTTCATGTaatcatataatatataacatttgCTCTTCAATTTCAGGGAATACTTTCTGTGCTTTTCTTGGCTGTCGACCGTACTCGTACTCACTTTAAATGGCGATCCCGATGCCACACGGCCAACTGAAGATACTGTCCGGCGGTCTCCTCGCCACTGGAAATCTGGAAGTTGAAGCGCTGATCGAAGTACGGGCGACCCGAGTGCCGATGGACGGCGGTGCGTTGGTACCCGGAACTCATGCTTCCCCCCGACGAGTGGCCACCGTATCCGTGTGGCTGGGCTCCTCCGGACAAGGCCACCTTGACGTAGGCGTTGATGCTGCCGTTTCCACTGCCATGGGAGCGCTGCAAGTCGCGACAGCGAATCACTGCAATGGAGAAGGACGGGGTGGACAGGTGTAATTAACAGGTGAGTTCGCAATGATTCTCGTGGGCTGACGGGTCAGTATGGGGGATTGGGACCTCAAGACTCAGGCAGACGATAATcctatttattgaaattgagtGCCGTCTGTCTGGTGTATATAGAAAGTTtctaaattgaattgaagtGCAGTTTTTGCAGAAAAGTAAGTGGCAAATGATAGACATTGATAGCAGAAATTATTGGAATTATATGGGAGTTTTTGAGTTGGGTTTTTACGAATTTAAATTGGAACTCACCATGTACATTAAGTTGTTGCTCCTTGGCATCGAATGCGATGCTCACATCGATGCTGCCCCGCTGACTGGCCTCCACGTCCGCTCCACTATtactgctgccgccgctgctgctgatactgctggtggtgctggtggtggtggtgcagtggGAGGGTGGTGTGGTCGTGGGGGAGGCCAGCGAACTCCTCTTGGCCACCTGCTGCTCATCCTCGTCCAAATCACTCGAGGCGGAACTGGATGAGAAGCTCAGGCAGCGTTTGGTGCTGGGAACCAGCTGCAGTGGCTCCAATTTCTTGGCTTGGTGGCTTTGCGTTTGGTTGATGGTGGTAGTCTTGTGTGGGTTCTTGCGCCGCACCACCCGCTGCCGCTTCAAGTGGGTGGGCGTGCGCACCTCCATTTCGTGGACACTGGTCTCGCTCCACTCGGCATTATCCGCTAGAATGGTGGTCGAAGTGGTGGCGCCGGCGCCTGCCAGTGGCTTCGTACACCTCACCTCCTTCCTGGCCGACTCTATGATGGCATCCAGCATGCGGTCCAGTGTGGTGTCGCCCATTCGCGACGAGGAGAGCTGAGAATCCTCCAGAGCAACTGCACCACCGGTGGTGCGTGGCAAGCAGCGCAGTGCCGCCAATTGTGGCGTGGCCTGCCGCGGACCACTGCCCTCGCTGAAACTCCTGCGCTGCGGACTCTTTCCGTGCACGTTGCTCAAATCCTGCAGAGCAATCAAACTGGCATTGCCGAAGGGACTGCTCATGAAGTGCACCCCGAAATTCTCCTTGTTCGCGTCACCGACTCCTGGCACGCCCACTCCACGGCGCCGGCCACGCGACTCCTCCACCACGGCACTGGAACTGGAGTGGCGATGCATCCGTGTCATGGTTGGCATGTCCCTACTGAAATAGAAGAAATACCTATGTAATCTATGTAGGTAATCTTGGTGGTTTTATAATCCTAATAAATGTGTCATTTTTCCACTTAGAGCTCATagcttggccaaaagttgaaatattttagagTGGAAGACATTTTTAGACTCCTAATTATATGTTTAATTATTAGGCTTTACAattttttcgatttgaaaaaaaatttttttttcgaaatttttaatttttgtaaggggtaccatcacaaaaattgtaaattttcgaaaaaaaaattttttttttacttcgttaatatttaaatacatgtTTTTTGGGTTAATCAAAACGACCAAATATAAGTATTCCGATCAAATTTTGGGCAAGTTTTGGATGAGATATGGCACGCTGAGTGAAAAAGCAGCCGGAATATGTTGAATTTAATTAGGTTTTTTGGCGATTTCCAACTGTTAACAGCTTGGTGCCAGTAAAGATATAGAACAGATTAGTCTGGATGATTTTCCGGATCTGGTTGGCAAATCGGGTATGCCCGGTtaggtccttggtccttggcaGCTGGCTGCCAAACAAGGGGATCAGAGCGACGGCTTCCGATctggtttcgtttttttcccATTCTTCTGGTGTCCTTCGGTTTTTGGGAACTCTTCCAGACAATTTCGAGGCAGaaaaacaacggcaacaaatgAAGGGGCGagctggcaaacaaagtgcAGGACAAAGcaggaaatttgcatattgttCTGGCGGCAAACGAGTTCCTCGCCAGGTCCTTCGTACGTCGCTTTCCTTGCGAATTTCAggtttgcatttaaattgaaattaaacatatGCTAATTTCCCTAACAGATTTCTGCGCTGCGGTTGCCAACCATAAAATTGAGCGGGTCCTTTGGACAAGGAGTCTTAAAGGATGCTCTATGGCTCTATGGTCTGAGATCTGCGATGTGCGTTTTCTTTtcggtgtgtgagtgtgcgtgtgtgcgcgCAACAATTACGCCCCAGCATAATGATGCCATTTTGCAAAAATGCGGCGATCGGCAAAGCCAAAAGGGGCCTTAAAGGATCGTCCCAAAGATCCTGGCCTTTGTCTCTCACGGAGAGTGAGATAGAAAATGGGTTTTCGTGTAATCCATAAACGTCACCCCAGCCCCAGAATAAGATGAAAAGCCGGGCGAAACTACACAAACGCAGCCGGTAAAGGcgagcaaaaaaatattttctttctaGCCCAAGATCCTTCGAAgaatgtgcgtgtgtgtgtgacttgTGCCCGGAGGATTAGCTCGGGGTGGTAAGAAAAAAGAAGTTgaggaaaagaaaaaaaaaacacagcaacaaattaaatgtattagAGAACGCACCACCCCTTTTTCACTGTGGGTACCGAGATCTGGATCGGGATCGCTGTCTCTAGGGGTTAGGGACTTACGTCAATTCGTCCCTTTCCTTggctaaattaaaattagagCTAGAGCAAAGACAAACACGGCTACCTCATGGGTGCGATCGAAATTGTTTTTTCCAGGTGTGCCGCCGCTTCGGAAACCGAGCTTATCGAGCGATCTACAGATCGATCGATCTAAATGGACGTATCGATCCATTTCTCGGCGCAGATTGTATGTCTTTTGGGTATGGACTTACCTGGTAACTTGATCTTTTTGCGACTACGTCGCCTGGCGAACTGAAACTCGATTTAGCCTAGGTTCAACTTGATTAACAGCACTGATTTTGTTTAAGAATGTGATCCTTGCGCGTCGGCGGCACACAAATTTTGATAGATCCTTtgcacgaaaaaaaataaaccaactaATTTCTTCAAGCCAAAGGTAATTTCGTTCCTTGCTGCTATGAAGTTCACGTGTCTGCTTAGCACGAGCTCAGAAACGGAAATGAAGGTCGGCGCAAGCGCACGTTTCAGCGAAGGCTCGTCCGAGACCCGAGGCGAGCCGAAGCGCTCACGAAGCTAAACGAAGTGGAAGACCAACCACCAGAGAGCAGCTTAAAGAGAGCCTCTCTCTTGGGCTCTGATTTTGTGGGCAGACTAACGGAATCTTGGCTGTGGGAAAAACGGAACTAAAACTACTACTACAGATTAGATAAGGAATATTTGAAGCTAGGACTGCTTGTATCAACAGATATCCGTCATCTgtcatatatgtatttatgggTAAGATAGCCAAGCAAGTGGGGCTACGAAATTGGAGCACAGGAAGAAGGGGGGCTGAATGATAATGTTTGA
This Drosophila simulans strain w501 chromosome X, Prin_Dsim_3.1, whole genome shotgun sequence DNA region includes the following protein-coding sequences:
- the LOC6739950 gene encoding uncharacterized protein LOC6739950 isoform X8 produces the protein MPTMTRMHRHSSSSAVVEESRGRRRGVGVPGVGDANKENFGVHFMSSPFGNASLIALQDLSNVHGKSPQRRSFSEGSGPRQATPQLAALRCLPRTTGGAVALEDSQLSSSRMGDTTLDRMLDAIIESARKEVRCTKPLAGAGATTSTTILADNAEWSETSVHEMEVRTPTHLKRQRVVRRKNPHKTTTINQTQSHQAKKLEPLQLVPSTKRCLSFSSSSASSDLDEDEQQVAKRSSLASPTTTPPSHCTTTTSTTSSISSSGGSSNSGADVEASQRGSIDVSIAFDAKEQQLNVHVIRCRDLQRSHGSGNGSINAYVKVALSGGAQPHGYGGHSSGGSMSSGYQRTAVHRHSGRPYFDQRFNFQISSGEETAGQYLQLAVWHRDRHLKRSEFLGCSTFPLNELVHPDSGVSAGSFKLHAQACPPPTSRHSQPKANAGQDQKQETEVAKDQDKQQDDPPAEMAAAATVTPQKPIATGSGSGSNSAAMALNDEVISISIDSMGKEDPLLPQQPQQPMKLSKKALHQRDADENLFLRFLELDPPADGNANSTTTQAQATGSQSSASKANESNANHLNNGTSGGRRQSTMPNSGGSSVGGAVRQQQGRTPFTMTKRLTRTEERGFGFSIVWTHPPRVEKIEAGLSADRCGILPGDYVIFVDKHNVVTMPEADVLNLIRSQGSSLTLEIFRRSGAGATTITSTDLGQNNVHISTRLGAAVGLGSEEHTLATTATGTTTVMSLQRTTSTRIQPVANSMSRPATACSGTTSSIEAAKRRLHLPQVTFSKESIVPITDNRRRFLLQLISREQNFTAALHFGVDRFVQPLGERKDLISPNDHRTLFQNIDELLRIAEDILEQLCSSDQQDQEPHMNFASRVYLSKTTAICAAYKKYCNGIKRADCVLVNKSRQTGSEFIAFITEPAVPRKRPDLTMFIHRPLQHFREILKLMQLLAGNCHVDTEEHKNFSTVINELQAAYREITVSSGLMEPLGEGRPLLTLQDLESRMVFTKCKPFTLAVQGRQWIFGGDLSRVEGRSVKPYWTLLFSDIIVFAKVSRDRVLFITEEPIPIANVVDSCFHMRKKTTEFRLTVDPNGRLAESPTGYCAPDLTRTPKRGARRKSLILRAPSLELKAVWQNLLQRQIFLVNAALGSTPLSSPLDSPDVLNTLVPLSDIGLTTASMGSMKLPSLDSIHLKQQQKQQQRTNNSHGHAHSAAGVATDRSADRSHGHNHGIHGGHVEQIELLIDEKCRILNKTGTPKSSALHLANWMKGQLDKQQQQARLAAIARSQENVSAEDEQLIFNSDSEQDERITYWTRQQLEKRTKELNLAKENGALSARPNFGGKRLSGVEELSMSATSDIYSTSEAEGVTSVISQSHSTTSDSQITVRSSPIVLDKLAVCRHCHKNCQQSGPGGARPGGGGGVNNSSSTPVLLCNSLKVQHSQSSPNRCCKLSNGIAGATEMANPKNSNRTGTGTGSVTSMSSSTITGELSSKVVASSSRRETGDTESDVAQLITDEISQSQSEATDDSVGAMPNSSSSAGEGIPVTAASKLRHLDPTVSVSSLPNGHCSAGVGGGSPKPLPPPRRTRVVAQMCQEPPRPKANQQVKAIVTITETARIMRSSPTKGSGSGSGTGTGSVGGSPAKYAACHCRCTPEDFTHAQLSPDKMEHQTCKLLESPKQTTTTLEQKQEDEQLSLMLIGLAQLAPAATLCGQERIPKEENSTPTIAVVPPTPDSVLTKTSTHVWDNSGCSSNGGGTSTTSTATTTTKQPRQAIIENIPEDSCDESPLDEEPPYRPMSSALRRFGTMSSLEKLPSDDRMDEADELDDDLDSFKANGHDDNSPQNDEDDEDAGSERALVQNDLGASSSSGVIVNGEGLASGAWTNRAGAYVSDKMSFFEESRAFIDKYLGRWNAGDAQQQHQGTASETDEQMDECTSGATSGEEVWGTPTSGGDNDDQDLQLINSENTHSSPTKSSTSLNDDDDTELMMDELLMAPPMTASTIRGLLPRGKQRPMATT
- the LOC6739950 gene encoding uncharacterized protein LOC6739950 isoform X7; amino-acid sequence: MPTMTRMHRHSSSSAVVEESRGRRRGVGVPGVGDANKENFGVHFMSSPFGNASLIALQDLSNVHGKSPQRRSFSEGSGPRQATPQLAALRCLPRTTGGAVALEDSQLSSSRMGDTTLDRMLDAIIESARKEVRCTKPLAGAGATTSTTILADNAEWSETSVHEMEVRTPTHLKRQRVVRRKNPHKTTTINQTQSHQAKKLEPLQLVPSTKRCLSFSSSSASSDLDEDEQQVAKRSSLASPTTTPPSHCTTTTSTTSSISSSGGSSNSGADVEASQRGSIDVSIAFDAKEQQLNVHVIRCRDLQRSHGSGNGSINAYVKVALSGGAQPHGYGGHSSGGSMSSGYQRTAVHRHSGRPYFDQRFNFQISSGEETAGQYLQLAVWHRDRHLKRSEFLGCSTFPLNELVHPDSGVSAGSFKLHAQACPPPTSRHSQPKANAGQDQKQETEVAKDQDKQQDDPPAEMAAAATVTPQKPIATGSGSGSNSAAMALNDEVISISIDSMGKEDPLLPQQPQQPMKLSKKALHQRDADENLFLRFLELDPPADGNANSTTTQAQATGSQSSASKANESNANHLNNGTSGGRRQSTMPNSGGSSVGGAVRQQQGRTPFTMTKRLTRTEERGFGFSIVWTHPPRVEKIEAGLSADRCGILPGDYVIFVDKHNVVTMPEADVLNLIRSQGSSLTLEIFRRSGAGATTITSTDLGQNNVHISTRLGAAVGLGSEEHTLATTATGTTTVMSLQRTTSTRIQPVANSMSRPATACSGTTSSIEAAKRRLHLPQVTFSKESIVPITDNRRRFLLQLISREQNFTAALHFGVDRFVQPLGERKDLISPNDHRTLFQNIDELLRIAEDILEQLCSSDQQDQEPHMNFASRVYLSKTTAICAAYKKYCNGIKRADCVLVNKSRQTGSEFIAFITEPAVPRKRPDLTMFIHRPLQHFREILKLMQLLAGNCHVDTEEHKNFSTVINELQAAYREITVSSGLMEPLGEGRPLLTLQDLESRMVFTKCKPFTLAVQGRQWIFGGDLSRVEGRSVKPYWTLLFSDIIVFAKVSRDRVLFITEEPIPIANVVDSCFHMRKKTTEFRLTVDPNGRLAESPTGYCAPDLTRTPKRGARRKSLILRAPSLELKAVWQNLLQRQIFLVNAALGSTPLSSPLDSPDVLNTLVPLSDIGLTTASMGSMKLPSLDSIHLKQQQKQQQRTNNSHGHAHSAAGVATDRSADRSHGHNHGIHGGHVEQIELLIDEKCRILNKTGTPKSSALHLANWMKGQLDKQQQQARLAAIARSQENVSAEDEQLIFNSDSEQDERITYWTRQQLEKRTKELNLAKENGALSARPNFGGKRLSGVEELSMSATSDIYSTSEAEGVTSVISQSHSTTSDSQITVRSSPIVLDKLAVCRHCHKNCQQSGPGGARPGGGGGVNNSSSTPVLLCNSLKVQHSQSSPNRCCKLSNGIAGATEMANPKNSNRTGTGTGSVTSMSSSTITGELSSKVVASSSRRETGDTESDVAQLITDEISQSQSEATDDSVGAMPNSSSSAGEGIPVTAASKLRHLDPTVSVSSLPNGHCSAGVGGGSPKPLPPPRRTRVVAQMCQEPPRPKANQQVKAIVTITETARIMRSSPTKGSGSGSGTGTGSVGGSPAKYAACHCRCTPEDFTHAQLSPDKMEHQTCKLLESPKQTTTTLEQKQEDEQLSLMLIGLAQLAPAATLCGQERIPKEENSTPTIAVVPPTPDSVLTKTSTHVWDNSGCSSNGGGTSTTSTATTTTKQPRQAIIENIPEDSCDESPLDEEPPYRPMSSALRRFGTMSSLEKLPSDDRMDEADELDDDLDSFKANGHDDNSPQNDEDDEDAGSERALVQNDLGASSSSGVIVNGEGLASGAWTNRAGAYVSDKMSFFEESRAFIDKYLGRWNAGDAQQQHQGTASETDEQMDECTSGATSGEEVWGTPTSGGDNDDQDLQLINSENTHSSPTKSSTSLNDDDDTELMMDELLMAPPMTASTIRGLLPRRRLEPLFEEETESDEEKTQQDSDDIKKVGGSNDQWPLPRGFGWKFKRQRVGATSPTTSSSASGAGSGGGSVGGGPAGEFGDGGPGGLALQRGAPDSESGHECDGAASLAHHPSTAHHGYRSSAAGSAGGLILRVSARSAPLERTRTRSRRREHQHHHDDILSADASVSGEGSSDADRDECDDDNEDDDDDDDDDDAESSSLIDYFNNQQRERHYQLRRQSQRQTSEICTAATASASLAPHADRSSRWSGQNGATSKKIWRYC